The window GCTTTATTTAGCTCTCCGTCAAAGCGATACGCTCTAGGATCAGATTCTGAACCAAACTCAGCAATTGTCGAGAAATCGATACTGCCAGTTAAATCTGCAATATCCTGGGACTTTGGATCTGAAGGTGTAAATGTACCAATACCCACACGTCTATCTTCAGAGAAAAAGATTCGCTCAATCAGCACCTCTTCAATTTGACCGCCATACTCTTGTTCAAGCCGCATTGTATTTAATGGAGATAAGCTTCCCTCAATTCGAATTCCGAATTCTTTATAGAAGTCTTCTCTTAGATGCTGGGGAATTAAATGAAGGGGGTCCTCATGCATTGGACAGCCCTTAATAGCGTAAACTGCACCTTCGTCTGTCCGTGAATACTGCTCTAATCCCCGCTTAAGCAGTGTAACAATTGTTGATTTACCACCACTTACAGGTCCCATTAACAATAGAATTCTCTTGCGTACGTCTAATCGTCTAGCTGCTGGGTGGAAATATTCCTCCACTAGTCTTTCTAATGCTGTTTCAAGGCCGAAAATTTCCTTTCCAAAGAACTGGTACATTTTCTTGCCATCTCTCTCTTTTACGCCAGAGCTTTTAATCATATTGTAGACACGTGAATGAGCTGTTTGAGCAACTTCTGGTCTTTCCTTAAGAATACTTAAATATTCTGCAAATGTACCTTCCCATTTCAGGCGATCCTCTTCTTCTTTAAAACGTCTAACCCTGTTTAAAATATCGATGACTACTACCTCCATTCAGGGTGGGTTTTTATCAATGTATGAAGCGAGCGTCTTAATGATACCGAATACTTTTTAATATAATTTTATTCGTTTTTAAATATTAAATAAGAAACATCTTTCGTAGCTTCAGAGTACAAGCACTTCACCTCACAAAAAATGTAGAAGTGCCCAATAATAAAATTCAATTTACTCAGCTAAATTAAATGAATTTAAGAATATATCGTTCCTATAGGTCATATACATGGGTTGTTAGAAAGCTAGGCTTATCGTTAAGTAACCATAGAGGACAATAAGTCTTAGTTGCACCTATGTAGATAAGAAAGGGATATCCCTTTTCCTTATCTGTCAAACGAAAGGAGGATCTTATGTTTTCTCAGTATAAGTATTGGAAACCATTTGTCGGTCCGTTTGATCCATGCAAACCAATACGAGTTAAAAGTTACAGCACCCCTCCACAACTGTATATTAATTTTCAGCCAGCAGGACTTCCACAATTCACTCCTCGAGAAGCACTAATGTCCGGAACACTTTGGCCTCAACTATATAGCCCGTATCCAGATCCGCAAAAAGGAGGGAAACCTCATGGCTAAGCAAATGCCACCAGAGTATTATCAATGTCTCGAAGAAATTCAAGCCTTGGACTTCGTGTTGGTGGAGTTAAACCTTTATTTAGATACTCACCCTCATGATTTTGATGCCATCCAACAGTTCAATGAAACTGCCCAAATGAGCATGCAGTTAAAAGTAGAATTTGAAAAGAAATTCCACCCATTAATGAACTTTGGAAGAAGCTACTCCAATTACCCATGGAATATCGACGACTCACCATGGCCATGGCAAGTCTAGAAAAGTGGAGTGGGCTCGCCCAGCTCCGACAACAACTGCAGGGGCTGGCTACAAGGACGCTTTTTGTCCTTGAAGACAGCACCGAAGTTGTCGAGGAGCTAGCCCGTGAAACTAGATATAAAGAAAAGTGGAGTGGGCTCGTTCAGCCGTGAAAGAAACTGGAGGAGGTGGCTGGAAGGACGCTCTTTGTCCTTGCAGACAGCACCGAAGTTTCCGAACGGCTAGCCCACGCAACTAGACAATAAGAAAAGTGGAGTGGGCTCATTCAGCCGTGAAAGAAACTGGAGGGGGTGGCTGGAAGGACGCTCTTTGTCCTTGCAGACAGCACCGAAGTTTCCGAACGGCTAGCCCACGCAACTAGACAATAAGAAAAGTGGAGTGGGCTCGTTCAGCCGTGAAAGAAACTGGAGGAGGTGGCTGGAAGGACGCTCTTTGTCCTTGCAGACAGCGCCGAAGTTTCCGAACGGCTAGCCCACGTAACTAGACAACACGAATTGCAGAGAACACTTGCCCATCTAGCTTCAACTAATAACTTGAGGATCGTGAGGGGAGGAAGCAAGAATGTTTTATTACGAAAAGAAACTCCAATATCCTGTTAGAGTTAGTACATGCAACCCGATGCTTGCGAAGTTTTTGATTGAACAATATGGTGGTGCAGATGGAGAATTAGCTGCTGCTCTGCGGTATATGAACCAGCGCTATACAATTCCAGATAAGGTTATTGGCTTACTTAATGATATTTCGATGGAAGAATTCTCCCATCTGGAAATGATTGCTACAATGATTTATAAACTTACTAAAGACGCCACACCGGAACAAATGGTGGCTGCCGGACTTGGTGATCACTATGTAAATCATGATAGAGCACTATTCTATCAGAATGCTTCAGGTGTTCCATGGACGGCTTCATACATCCAAGCAAAAGGTGATCCAATTGCAGATCTTTATGAAGATATTGCTGCCGAAGAAAAAGCCCGCGCTACTTATCAATGGATTATCGATGTTTCTGATGACCCAGATTTAAATGATGGTTTAAAATTCTTACGAGAAAGAGAAATTGTCCATTCCATGCGTTTTAGAGAAGCCGTTGAAATCTTAAAAGACGAACAAGGCCAAAAGAAATTCTTCTAATTCCATACCCCATCTTGCAAAATGCAAGATGGGATTATTTTTGGAAATGAACGCCTATAAATTTGTACTTGCTAATCTATCTATTATCATGAGAAGATAGTTTCTATTGATTCCAATAGAAAGATTGGTGAACACGTTGAATACAAAAGCTTTATTATTAGGGCTACTTACTGTTCTGATCTGGGGTTCAACCTTTGCAGCCAATAGCTATAGTCTGCAAGGTGGCTTTTCGGCAGGACACTTACTACTATTTCGATTTATAGTTGCTTCTATTATTTTTGCTATTATCGCCCTTATTCCAAGTCTGAATTTCCGTTTACCTGAAAAACAAGATATTTGGAAAATTGTGCTTTTAGGTATTGTTGGGATTAATGGCTATCATATTTGTGCTACCTTTGGACAGCTAACAATTAGTGCGGGTACTGCCGGAATGTTAATTGGCTCAGGACCAATTTTCACAACGATATTTGCCATTTTAATTTTAAAAGAACGCCTTAGTAAAATTGGTTGGATTGGACTAGCCTTCGGATTTGCTGGGATTTCTTTGATTGCTATAGGATCTGGGGATACAGCTTTTGGCATCGCTCCTGGTGTTTTCTTAACAATTTTAGCTGCCATCGCTACCTCGATTTTTTTCGTTTACCAAAAACCTTTATTTAAAAAATATTCGGCTATCGAGTTAACTGCTTATTTTACATGGGTAGGAACAATACCTTTTCTTATTTTCGCTCCTGGTTTGATTGAAGCCGTTCAAACCGTACCAGTTGAAGTCAATATCACAGCAATTTATATTGGCGTTTTCCCGACAGCTATAGCATACTTAACTTGGGCTTATGCATTATCTCAATCAAATGCAAGCTCTATCTCTACGGTTCTTTACTTAGAGCCAGTAATTGCTATAATTGTTGCCTGGATTTGGTTAAGCGAACTCCCTAAATCGATTTCGATTATAGGTGGGATTATCGCCATTTCAAGTGTTATCCTTGTAAACTTCTATGGTAAAAATCAGAATACCATTAAAAAAATACAACTCGACCCAAAGAAGTCAAGTTGAAGAGCGCATTTTTGCAGGGATTCCTATAAACTTTTATTTCCTTCCCGCATAACAAGCGTAATCAAGACACAAAAAGGCTTCCTTCAAAAACGGAAGCCTTTTTCAACCTTTACACCGGCGTTCTTTATCGATCACGATGTACAATATTATTTAAAAACAACTTCAAAAACGACACGTTTTTAGGAATCGATTCTAATGCTTCAATTGCAAAGCAATAGTGCTCCCATAATTCATTCTTTGCTCCATCTATTCCTAGAATTGTTACAAAAGTTGAGGTTTCATTTTCTAGATCCATTCCAGCTGATTTACCTAGATTTTCAAAATCCCCTTCCCTATCTAATAAATCATCCTTTATTTGAAAAGCAATCCCTGCATGACGAGAAAATTTCTTTAGAGCTTCCATTTCCCTTTCAGTTGCTTTCCCTAAAATGGCAGGCATCAGAAGGGCTGCTTCAAAGCCCAAAGCTGTTTTGTAAAAGCACATCGTTTCAAGCTCTGATTTCGTAAGCTTTTTCCTCTTCGATTCCAAATCCAGTACTTGCCCTTTACATATGTCTGCTGTAACTTGAGCCGAGTAACGAACTAATTCAAGAACCGTTTTTGAATCAAATTTATCAAGAAAAGTCTGTTGTTCTATTGCTTTTTGCGTAAGGAACAGACCTGTTAGTTCCGCAATAGCTTCATTATATATTTCATGAACAGTTTGACGTCCACGTCTATACGAAGCATTATCCTGTGAAGGTAAGTCATCAAAAACTAAAGAAGCTGTATGCATGTACTCCAACGACTTAAACAAAGGAACAAGACCAGCCTCGTCTAAATCGTACATCTCTACCCCTACAAACCAGGCCATAATTGGTCTTAGCCGTTTTCCTTCACCTGTTAAACTATAATTTGCTGCTTCTAGAACAAGGTCCTGTTCAAACGCTGCCTCCAAATCTGGCGAAATTAAAAGAGCTTGGTTTACTCTTTCCTTTACATTTTGTATTTTTTCTCTGAACGCTTCTTTTTCTTCTTGTTGTTGTTTTAAATGGTCAATCATATGATCACGTAATAACTTATCAAAAAAGTCTACATCATCGCCTTTTTCCACCATTTTTTGTAATACGGCATTAAAACCCGGGAAACCCGAAGCAAAACGCTTCATGACCTCTTCATACTTCTCCTTGCCATGCTTTTCCTTAAATCGTTTTAATCCATTAATCGCTCTATTTAATATCACTTCGAGAGTTTGGCTATGTGAATGATAGACGTTATGAATCAAGTTTGAAATTACCGCCCAATACATTTCAAATGGATTTATCAGATCTTTTCGATGATGCTGATGCTGAATGTAATACGTATACGGCGTAACCGCACCCACTTTCAAATCATCAAACATATCCGCAAAGTCATCTGCTAATTGATTGTAGATCCCATATAAAAATGTTCGCTGTTCAAATCCATTGTCCGTATCTTGTATGACAGAACGAGCAACCAACCTAGAAGATGAAGACTTTAAAATAATCGGAACATAAAGCTCCTCGTTAGTATAGGTTTCATTGGATAGTTCCTTTTGTCTATCGATTTCTTGTGAATGAAAGAAAACATAAGCTTGCTCGAAAAACTTATTTGAGGATTGTTGTGTTTGAATATATTCAAATGCTTCTTTTAACTCTGCATGAATGAAATGTAGAAATTGTAGGGTCTCCTCTTTCCATTCACTCCCTAAAGGTGGAACCTTTCCAGTTAAAAGAGCTGTACGAATAAGCTGAGAAAACTGTTCCTTCTCTTTTTGTGTCAATAGATTGGAATCCAGAAGGTCATCAATAAAGGGATAAGTTAAACCATAACAGTATCCTAGTCGAATTGCTTTATCGAGTTTCTTCCTTCTTTCACTTGCAGAAATCCCATCATCTAGCCCATCGATCGTATGCATCAGAACACCTGCAATAATTTTAATGAGCTTACGCTGGGCATTCGCCGCATCTAACGCTTTTGGTATATTAGTGGACACCGTATTTAACTTGTTTAAAAGCCAATCTACCGTTAAAAGAATTTGTTCTTTCTTCCCCTTTTGAATGATCCAGTCAACGCTAAACAATTCCTTTTTTTCATTCTTTGCCGAATCAATAAGATTTGATTTTAAATCCTGAACAACACGATTTATTTTTGACTGTGTTTCTAAATCTTCTAGTGACTTACCTAAATCACGCAAATAGATATAAGAAATACTTCGTTTTAGATAATCCTCTAACTTATTTGTATATTCGAGCCATCTAATATAATGAGTTGTTTCTTTGGAACTCGGCTTTTTTTGTTTCGATGAAAAAAATGAAAAAAAGGAAGGATGATGGATGTGATTTACTTTCCACTTTTGAAAATCCTCGATTAGATGAGGGATATAACTTTTTTTAGTCACCTGCTCATTCAGCAGTTGAAAATAGTCTCTTGCCAATTCTTCCACCTGTTGATAACTTTGACCAGCATTTATGACTTCTTTCATTTTTTCACCCTTGCCTTTTACTCATTTTTCGGTAGAAGTGGAGCACTTCTTACCCATACTTCAAACTTTCGTGGATATACTATATGTAGTTAAATACTATTCTTTTTACAACTTCTAAATACCATATGGTTAAATATCTGACAAAATAGTCTGATGAAATTCCAATATCATTGTTTCAAATTATGATAATTGGTAAATATTAGATTAAAAGGAGGTGTTTTTTTATGGCTACAGATGTTCTTTGTGAAGTGGATAGCTGTTCCTATTGGGCTACAGGCAATCGTTGTGATGCAACACGAATCTATGTTGTTACTAGTCGCAACACCGATGAAGCATCCAAAAGTGAAGAAACAGATTGCAAAACCTTTGAGAAAAAAGAAGATGATATTATTTCTTAATAGAAAAATAAGTAGAGGCTCAAACCATCCACTTGAGCCTCTTTATCATCGTTCTTTTCAAACATTCAATAATTTTTTTCTCCATATCATATGATGGCTATTTTCTTATTTCCATTTTACCCAATTGGTGTTCCCCCTGCATCAAATAAATGCCTGATTATTCGACTGTAATATTCCCATTATCGGATTTTAACTTAATTATAATATCGCCACTACCAATCACTTTCTCTGTAGTTGAAACTCCATAGATATCAATATTTCCATTATCGGTCTTCACATCAAATTGAACATTTTTAGATTTACCTTTTGTTTTCACAAGAATTTGACCATTATCTGTTTCCAAATCCATTGGCTCATCTAGACTGTCGGTTATAACTGTCACTTTACCGTTATTGGATTGGCCATAGATTGCCCCTACACTGTCTTCAATTACTACATCCCCATTGTCTGTATCTACATTCATCTCTTTACTTTCCACTTCTTTAATAATGATTTCCCCATTATCCGCATCTGCCACTAATTCGTTTAGCTGAAGCTGAGAAACAAGTATTGTTCCATTATCGGATTCAACTTTGATTTCACCATATTCATTTTTCGGTAAACCAACAGTTACTAGAGGTGATTTTGAAAAGAAATTAAAAGAAAACCATCTAATGCCTTTACGCTCAACGTCAATCTCCAACGTATTCCCCTTCACCTTTACATCTAACTTATAACGATTATTTTCATTATTATCTAATTCAATTAAGGCTTCGTCACCTTCTATAGGCATTAAACGAACTTCTGCATTGTCACTTTCTACTTCAACATTCGAGAAATCTTTGTCGATTGTAATATCTTCTTCTTTCCCATTTGTTAAAAGTTGAAAGACAATTACTGCTATAATAGCAACCAAAGCTACCCAGATAAAAATTTTCTTTTTTTCCACTCTAACACTTTCCTCTCCCTAATAGTCACTTTAATATCATGATACATGGTAATTAAATGCAACATAACGACCCTTTAATGTAATTTTCTCTAAGTCTCAAGACGTAGATTCTCTACACACTAAACGAATTAATCAATTATATTTTAAATAATTTTGAACATGCTAAAAGAAAATCTTGATTACTTTTAAGGAGAGTTGTTCATGAAACTCTTTCAAGTTAGAAAGGGACAGT is drawn from Lysinibacillus sp. SGAir0095 and contains these coding sequences:
- a CDS encoding DMT family transporter, with amino-acid sequence MIPIERLVNTLNTKALLLGLLTVLIWGSTFAANSYSLQGGFSAGHLLLFRFIVASIIFAIIALIPSLNFRLPEKQDIWKIVLLGIVGINGYHICATFGQLTISAGTAGMLIGSGPIFTTIFAILILKERLSKIGWIGLAFGFAGISLIAIGSGDTAFGIAPGVFLTILAAIATSIFFVYQKPLFKKYSAIELTAYFTWVGTIPFLIFAPGLIEAVQTVPVEVNITAIYIGVFPTAIAYLTWAYALSQSNASSISTVLYLEPVIAIIVAWIWLSELPKSISIIGGIIAISSVILVNFYGKNQNTIKKIQLDPKKSS
- a CDS encoding spore coat associated protein CotJA, translating into MFSQYKYWKPFVGPFDPCKPIRVKSYSTPPQLYINFQPAGLPQFTPREALMSGTLWPQLYSPYPDPQKGGKPHG
- a CDS encoding polyprenyl synthetase family protein, translated to MKEVINAGQSYQQVEELARDYFQLLNEQVTKKSYIPHLIEDFQKWKVNHIHHPSFFSFFSSKQKKPSSKETTHYIRWLEYTNKLEDYLKRSISYIYLRDLGKSLEDLETQSKINRVVQDLKSNLIDSAKNEKKELFSVDWIIQKGKKEQILLTVDWLLNKLNTVSTNIPKALDAANAQRKLIKIIAGVLMHTIDGLDDGISASERRKKLDKAIRLGYCYGLTYPFIDDLLDSNLLTQKEKEQFSQLIRTALLTGKVPPLGSEWKEETLQFLHFIHAELKEAFEYIQTQQSSNKFFEQAYVFFHSQEIDRQKELSNETYTNEELYVPIILKSSSSRLVARSVIQDTDNGFEQRTFLYGIYNQLADDFADMFDDLKVGAVTPYTYYIQHQHHRKDLINPFEMYWAVISNLIHNVYHSHSQTLEVILNRAINGLKRFKEKHGKEKYEEVMKRFASGFPGFNAVLQKMVEKGDDVDFFDKLLRDHMIDHLKQQQEEKEAFREKIQNVKERVNQALLISPDLEAAFEQDLVLEAANYSLTGEGKRLRPIMAWFVGVEMYDLDEAGLVPLFKSLEYMHTASLVFDDLPSQDNASYRRGRQTVHEIYNEAIAELTGLFLTQKAIEQQTFLDKFDSKTVLELVRYSAQVTADICKGQVLDLESKRKKLTKSELETMCFYKTALGFEAALLMPAILGKATEREMEALKKFSRHAGIAFQIKDDLLDREGDFENLGKSAGMDLENETSTFVTILGIDGAKNELWEHYCFAIEALESIPKNVSFLKLFLNNIVHRDR
- a CDS encoding spore coat protein CotJB; amino-acid sequence: MAKQMPPEYYQCLEEIQALDFVLVELNLYLDTHPHDFDAIQQFNETAQMSMQLKVEFEKKFHPLMNFGRSYSNYPWNIDDSPWPWQV
- a CDS encoding DUF1540 domain-containing protein, translating into MATDVLCEVDSCSYWATGNRCDATRIYVVTSRNTDEASKSEETDCKTFEKKEDDIIS
- a CDS encoding manganese catalase family protein, translated to MFYYEKKLQYPVRVSTCNPMLAKFLIEQYGGADGELAAALRYMNQRYTIPDKVIGLLNDISMEEFSHLEMIATMIYKLTKDATPEQMVAAGLGDHYVNHDRALFYQNASGVPWTASYIQAKGDPIADLYEDIAAEEKARATYQWIIDVSDDPDLNDGLKFLREREIVHSMRFREAVEILKDEQGQKKFF
- a CDS encoding DUF4097 family beta strand repeat-containing protein translates to MEKKKIFIWVALVAIIAVIVFQLLTNGKEEDITIDKDFSNVEVESDNAEVRLMPIEGDEALIELDNNENNRYKLDVKVKGNTLEIDVERKGIRWFSFNFFSKSPLVTVGLPKNEYGEIKVESDNGTILVSQLQLNELVADADNGEIIIKEVESKEMNVDTDNGDVVIEDSVGAIYGQSNNGKVTVITDSLDEPMDLETDNGQILVKTKGKSKNVQFDVKTDNGNIDIYGVSTTEKVIGSGDIIIKLKSDNGNITVE